CGTTCTGTCTCATATCTATTCCCATACTCTTAAACCAACCTAACACTTTATTCCAGGTTTTTGTATTTTCTATACGTTTTTCTAAGGCTTTGAGAGTCTCTTCTAATTCTCTTAACTCATTAATAAATTCTTTTTTAAGATAAAAAATCATTAACCGGTTGGCTAGCTCAATCTGATTATAAAGAAGTATATCATCGTTTTGATTTAGGAGATTTTTTGCTTCTTTCACAATAGGTTCATCAATTTGTTCTTGCAAATATGTATATAATATTAATAAAGCACCAATTATGTTCATTACGTAGATTGCTTTCAGTCTATTATCTTTTATATTCTCCCTAAAATCATAACTAACCTCAAGTAGTACCTTTAGAAATTTACTCGATATTTCTGAAAGTTTCATTACACCGATATTGCCAAATATAACAGAAAGGTTTAAAATCGATTTATCTGTGAGAGACTTATTTTTCACTAAAAAATATAGAAATACGTTATCAACTGTATTAATAAAATAATTCGGATTTTTAGATTGAAGATCTCTAATAATTTCTATGATATTCTCCTTGCAGTCGTCTGAAAGTTCTTCTGGAATGGATAGTAGATACAGTGCTGCACCAGCTGCTACCTCTGGGATTTTCACCTCTTGACTCACTTCAGCCAGTTTAAGGTATTCACACCAGCTGCTGTTAACGACATTTATATATCCGTTATCACTCTTGTACTCATTGAATAAGCCATTTATGAATAGTGGAAATCCATGAACGGCAAGCCTTATGCTAACTGGAGCTTCACGGTCTTCAGCGAAGATATACTCTTTTAATTTATCACTGGCCTCATCAAACAAATCAGCAGCTGAGACTCGGAGGGCAGACTTATAGGCCAGTCTAAGTAATAGTTCCAAAGTAGGTTTATCAATCTTCTGCTCTCCCCCCAGTAGTTTGTCTCTGAGGAACTCCCTAATAACTGCATAAAGTATAGTTCTAATGACGATTTCATAAAGTATAGTTCTAATGGTAGTTTCGTACTCGTTGAAAGCATTATCATTCCCTGATACCCACCCCTTAAGGACTTTATAAAAGTCTTGAGTAGCTTGAGTCCATAATCCCTTATCATAGCTGATAGAAGCTTTAACTATATCAAGGTCAGAATCGTCAACCCCACCTTTTTTCAGTTCTGTCAAGTAGTCCTCTATGCTCTCGTCAGTACTTTTTATTATCTCCTTCAGTTTTTCATTTTCTGAAAAGTACTCCTTTAATACTTCCGTGTTGTTTATGAGATCCTTTAAGTGCTCCTTAAGTGCCTCTTCAACCAGTTCTTCCTTCTTACTTGCAATCCACGGGGCAACTTTCGTCGAGTAATAATCGTCAGAGTGTACGTTCAACCATTTAGGCAACTTCTCTGATACTCTAACCGGTACCTCACCCAAAAAGACGTGGATCATTAACGGAATGGCGTACTGCTTTCTACATTCCGTCACATTATTAGGATATATGTTGCTGGGACAGAATAATTCATTAATATATATCTTCAAAAAGCCTATCGGATCACCCTTACTTTGCTCCAATATTTCCCGCACGTCTTCGTACTTACACCCTTTATCCCTTAGCAGTAAGCCAGCATATTTGGCTACTAGAGTATAACCACCGTTGTAATTATTGAATATTAACTCAACAATATCGCTTACGTCCTTGCACCCGCTGAAGCTCTCTACAATCCCTTTAATGAATTCCTTGTAGTGCAAGTCCACGTTGACCTGGGGGAGACTATTTATAACCTCCTCGAGTCTAAATTTTTTAAGTGTCCTTCTATCCTCATATTCAATTTTTAATATATCGTCAGGGATAACGACAATCACGTAGGTGTTTTCGGAATTTTTTACTAGCTTCCTTAAATTCTCAATAATGTCTTTTAATTCTACTATATCTAATTCCTTACCTGCTGGTGCCAAAGGAGTATACATCTCATACGGGTAGAAATCGTAGAAGAAGAGTACTTTATCACCCTTAACGTTAAAGTCTGAGGGGTTTATATCTGATCCTACTTTTACTGCCCAAGTGAATTCCCCGCTCTGGAGTAGCTGTGATATTACATAGTGGGTTAACGTACTCTTACCAACTCCCTTAGGTCCCCTCACAACGATTATCCTCTCCTTGAGTAACTTCTCCTTCACTTTCTTTGTAATGTAGTCAAACCTAGTAGTCACTAACTGGTACTTATTACTCCCCTCATAGACTTTCCCGTTATACACGCCCAAGCCTATTAAATCATCTCCATTAACTCTGGGATAAACGATACCGAAGTTGCTAAGGTCCCCCTTTCTCTCAACCTTTTCTACTTTTTCTTCTACGTACTTCGTTAACTTCTCTATCTCCTTCTTAACATCCTCATTGCTCAGCTTTTCCATACTCTCGTAGACTACTTTCGGAGTTAGCCTCATTATGAAGGAAAGATTTGCTGCTGTCAACTGCCTCAAGTCTTCATCAAGACTACTCCAATTATATATGGCCTCAAGGAGTGTCTTATATAATTCGCTCTTATTATCAAGCTTGTCAAAAATTAGTGCTGTAATAAGTACTCCAACAAGTAGTGAGACGGACTGGAGTAGTCTACCGAACCTCCCAGCTATAAAGGACACAAAGTCCGGTGCCTTGTCCACTAAAGCCTTAACAAGCCTTTCACTCAAAGAGAGGGGCGGAATACCTTTCTCAACATTTATCCCGAAGAGTTTGTTCAGCTTCTTATATAGCCGTAACTGTTCCCTTAACTTGTTCTCATCATTCATTAACTTTAGTAATCCTGGAGGAATGTACTCCTTACCTAGCCATATAAATTTCACCTTCTCCTCATCTAAAATCCTTGCTATCTCCTTAACCTCTGTAGGGGGTATGAAGTAGAATACTATTAGCTTACCCCGGCTCTTCAGCTCCTTTAAGTGGTTAACATACTCTTTAGGTAACTTTATCCCACTCACGTCACCTATATCGATAATTCCCAAGCTTTCAAGGTCTTCACTCCCTCCACCGAAGAACTTCTTCATATTATTACCTAGATCGTTAATTGACTCCTTTAATTTGTCCATCAAATTCCATTTGCTTACATCGACCTCTAAAACTCCAATTGTCTTCTCGTCAACGTTGAGGTCGTTAAGGTAGTTCTCTATGAAGAATGTTTTCCCAGACTTCGGAGGGCCTATAACTACAACGTCCTTAACCTGCTTTTGCCTTATGTTCTCACTTAGTCTCTTGTTATATTCATAAAATAGGTCGTTGAGATTGGTTTCCATCAAGACTCACCGAGTTATTATTCCTTCCTACTATTCGCGATTTAGAAAAAGTGTAAGAGTCTGAGGTTATCGAAGTGGCTGTAAACTCCATTACATAAATTTACGCAATTTATCCAGATAAACTTTTTTACTCTAAAATTTTCGCAGAGAGAGCACTATGTGAAATTTACCTTATTAACCATATTCAACAAAGACGGTTATCTATACATAGATGATGAGCTAGGTTACTATATGCGGATTTGTTAATCCTACCCGGATCCCAAAAATTTTGCTTATGAGAGTCCGCTCTTCCGTTCATGGTGTTAAACTTTACACTTTGTTAATCCTGATATTCCCAGTTAGTAAACTCAATTTCTGATCCCTTCTAAGGAGGAAACACTTTGTTACTCATAGTTAATGTTATTAAGGAAAAGATTTTCAATACAATTTTATGGAAGATAAGATTGAGAAACATAAGGAACGCTTCACAATCACGCAGATCGTTTTGATAGTAATGGCTAAAGCTCTGGGGAGCTGCTGCGGTTTGGAGTATCTCAGTGAGAAGACGTGGGTAGATAAAGACGAGTTGTTTGTCAGTCTGTCCAGGTTAGCGAAGAGGGGTATAATAGAGAGGAAGTGGCATAAGGGGAGAGCGGGAAAAGAGAGGATGTATTGTCTGAAGTATAAGGAGGAGATAGTATGAGCGAAAATAACGAAAGCAGATACTTTAAATCATTTATGGAAGGATTAGTAGAAATATTTAGCGGTCTATTCACCGAATATCTATATCTATTTTTAATAACCGTCTATAAAGCACTACAACAGTTAAGTCCCTCTTCACACTATACAGAACCGATTATACTGTTAAGACTTTTACTGGCCCTTATATTTTCACTACCAGTATATATTGGCGCCTTTCTCAGGCCTTTAATTAATTGGCTAGATGCATTATTTTACGCAATAGGGTTAATAATAGGACTTATTATATTAAGAACTACTAATTTTAACCAATATGGAACTTTCTCACAAATTATAGGTAATGTCAGTAATGATATACTAGTAATTCTCTTGCTTGTTGCGTTAGGGTTTATTATAAAAATATACAAATTATTCAAAACTAAATAAAGACTCATGGTAAACTGAGGAGTAAGTTAATATGAGTCTTCCCCTTCGAAATATGCAATTAGGCTCTCTGTTAATCGGAGGACAGCTCTCTAGTGGAGCCAGAGGCTTCTTAGTCTCTCTGGGTTTCAAAAACATAGACCGTAATAGTAATGTTGAAATATGGTTTCCTATTGATGGATATATTGATTTAATAAAAAATGAGGGAAGAGAGTATGCAGAATTTTAGAAATTACCGAGAAATGGGCTAATAATAATAGAGTTATTATAGTTGATAATTACCTCTCAGGCCTGTTGCCAATTCTGGTAAGAGTTGGGCTGATTTGAAGTGCCAAACAACGCGGATGCAAAACGATAAGTAAGAGGAAGAGAATAAGTAGTTAACAACTATTATTTCTAACTAGATAATATACGAAAAGAGAAGCATTTTTAAATATGCATTCTATTTCTTTTATTATGACATGTAAGAAGTGGGAATTGAAGTTCATGATGAGGAAAGTTAAGAATATTGAAGAGCTGGCTGACTACATCGTAGACGAGTTTTCTAATGTTATGATTTTGAGGTTAGTTAAGGAAAAGTTGGATTTGTTAATATCTAATCCGTTCAAGGTTGCCAGGGAAAAGTTGGGAAAGGATAAGTACGGAAACCTTATGTTTTCCATAGAAGTTACGGGAGATATAAGGATACTTTACAGTGTTGATCCAAAAAACTGTATCGTATTTATTTGGGAGATTGGGTCTCATAAGAAGGTTTACGGTCCTTAGCTTTCTCCTCAGCCTTCTTCATAACCAGTTTCCAGAATTCATCCAAATCTCCCTTACTCTCAATAACTAAGTAACCTTCTCCTTTCTCGTCCTTATCTTCAATTCTCATAAGTATATATTTGTTGTAAGCATTAAAAAGGGTAATTATTCTCATTGTGTTTTTTGGAGATGTGAAGATTTCTAGGACTTCTTCTCATTTACAAGCATGAGAAAACTAAAGTTTTTAAATGCGTCCAGATCATAGCGTATTTATTTAATTTCTATCGCATGCTCTTCCGCTTATCTCATTATTCAGCTTAGTATCTCTATCCTTGTTTTTCTTTATCTTTACTGCGAATTTGTAACAGTCTGAAATAGCGGACTTAATACCGTTGGCATCAGAGCTGTAAAAACTCCTACGTTAATAAATTGAACAATCTTAATAGAAATTCCTTAATTGCTATGTTTATGAAAGCTTACGTGGATTTACGTATTTTTAAGGAGGATTTAAATTATAATGCGTTCAAATATATTTGTGGAATATAAAGAAGTATTTGTAGAATCTTTAAGGCCGTTCAGAATCTTAGATTTTAGAGATAAGACTGTTTTATGGAACGAACTATTGAAAAGGGATTTAATAATATTAAAATTAATATTATTAAGTGATTATAATAGGATATCGCCCAAGTTATTAAAAGTCTTACACAATCCGCCGTTTACACAGTTTATTTTGAGAGTAGGTGCTTTGAATCTTGAAGAAATAAGGTATAAGAACTGGAGGTTTTTCTCAATTTTATCACCTCTTTCCGAAGAACTTAGGAAAAAGTATAATGTAGAAAAATTTGGAATATATGCAATAATGAAGCATTACAATCCCGTTTCGGGATTGTTTGACCCTGATACGCCAGATAAGATAATTATAAAGTCAGTGAGTGTAGAGGAGGCGTATAAATTTGTTCAATCTCTTTAATAAGAAGAAGAGAATGGAGGAGAATGAGGTAAAGAAATTAAGAGAATTACTTAAAGAACATAAAGTTAGGTTAATTTTTACATCTCATCCGGAAGCACTGTTAGGTCCCTATAGTAGGTCTATTATAGCATGCGGTGTCCACCTTGTAGAGAACCTGCCTAATGAGGTCTGGGAAAGATTTCTTCAGTATTTCGGTATTAACAGTAATCCGGATGTTGTTTACATAAATCAAGATAAAGATAAGTACAAAATAGTACTACTAAAATACAGCGAGGTTGAAGAATTTCTAGTAAATCAATGCACTCACAAAAGGTTGTATACATAAACTGTACGGCATATCGCTTACTGTTGCCTTATATTAGTTACACTAGATCTAGCGGGTCGTTTGTGTCTATGGAATAATCAGATGTGATAGCATTACTTACCGAGAACTTTAGCTTCGAAAATATTCCCTTAGGTGCCTCCTTTCTTTCCACTACTCCCGTCGCATTTATGACGTTTATCATATCTCTTTCCTTGACTATTAGGCACTTCCTTTTCTTATTATACCCCTTTTCCGTGCCTGCATATGCACTAGCGTCAGGTACTATCACGCTATCTACCACCCTACCCCCATTATCGACTTTAGTTAAGTAGTGATAGTTATTGAGGAAGACGTCGACCTTAACTCCATCGCTTACCTCTTTGAACCTACTAACTCCTCCCTGAATGTGGTAGAACGCCCTGGTCGACTCAACCGCATATTCCGGCCTCACCCTCTTTGCACTTTTTATAACTTCACCTACTTCGTTGACAGTAAGCTCCTCAAGGAACTTATCGTCGAAATCTCTGACCACTTTTACCTCTTTGTCTTGTCTTATCACTCTCCCCCCGTAAAATTCCCTAAGTTTTCCTTCATCTAAAGGATCGAAGTTAGTCTCCTTCACCTTGCCTTGTCTGTCTACGACTACTTCCGCCTCAGTTAGGCCTACGGTGAACCGTAATATGTAATAGGAGACTACCCATGCTAACTTATAACTCTCCATCTTTACCTCTATGTCAGTCGCTCCCTCGGGTGCTTGCTTTTCAGCCTCTTTCGTCAATTTGTCCCTTGCACTATGATAGAGCTCGGAGTCAGTCTCGTATTCAACTTCACAACTAATGCTCTTCACTAGAGTAGGAATCTCTTCGTATACTTTTCCGTCACCGTCTATGCCCAGTATAAGGTTTTGGCTCCTCCTACCCTTTAACTTATAACTCACTTTCACCTTAAAGAAATATAACCTCTTTAAATGGGCCTTTACTGAGACCAGTTTAACCTCCTTATAACGTGAAAGATTGTCCTTTGCTATCCTCACTGCTTCACTCACTGTGAGAGGCAAGAAGGCACCATCGTCCTTTATCTTTACGGAGGGTGAGTATTCCCTGTCTTCTCCTTTCTTCTCTTCTTTCCTTGTTTTAACTTCTTTTCTGGTCTTCATTCCATTGCCCGATACTAACTTTGACGTTAAAGGCATGGGGATACTGTATTGCCTTATTATAGTCAATAGCCTTAAGCCATCGATAGAGTCTATTCCCCTTTCCTTAGCCTCTTTTAAGGCAGGGCCGTTAAGTTCAGACGTGGTGACTATAAGGCCCTTGTCACAACCATAGTGCTCCATC
This genomic interval from Acidianus sp. HS-5 contains the following:
- a CDS encoding restriction endonuclease, with protein sequence MSELNILRSLDPTDFEKFVAERLLPVLGLTVISVTGSPNDAGCDIVAFDSRLGNKWCVQVKRYSEEKKVGPRDVRDVVLGMEHYGCDKGLIVTTSELNGPALKEAKERGIDSIDGLRLLTIIRQYSIPMPLTSKLVSGNGMKTRKEVKTRKEEKKGEDREYSPSVKIKDDGAFLPLTVSEAVRIAKDNLSRYKEVKLVSVKAHLKRLYFFKVKVSYKLKGRRSQNLILGIDGDGKVYEEIPTLVKSISCEVEYETDSELYHSARDKLTKEAEKQAPEGATDIEVKMESYKLAWVVSYYILRFTVGLTEAEVVVDRQGKVKETNFDPLDEGKLREFYGGRVIRQDKEVKVVRDFDDKFLEELTVNEVGEVIKSAKRVRPEYAVESTRAFYHIQGGVSRFKEVSDGVKVDVFLNNYHYLTKVDNGGRVVDSVIVPDASAYAGTEKGYNKKRKCLIVKERDMINVINATGVVERKEAPKGIFSKLKFSVSNAITSDYSIDTNDPLDLV
- a CDS encoding plasmid regulator produces the protein MEDKIEKHKERFTITQIVLIVMAKALGSCCGLEYLSEKTWVDKDELFVSLSRLAKRGIIERKWHKGRAGKERMYCLKYKEEIV
- a CDS encoding RNA helicase domain-containing protein, whose product is METNLNDLFYEYNKRLSENIRQKQVKDVVVIGPPKSGKTFFIENYLNDLNVDEKTIGVLEVDVSKWNLMDKLKESINDLGNNMKKFFGGGSEDLESLGIIDIGDVSGIKLPKEYVNHLKELKSRGKLIVFYFIPPTEVKEIARILDEEKVKFIWLGKEYIPPGLLKLMNDENKLREQLRLYKKLNKLFGINVEKGIPPLSLSERLVKALVDKAPDFVSFIAGRFGRLLQSVSLLVGVLITALIFDKLDNKSELYKTLLEAIYNWSSLDEDLRQLTAANLSFIMRLTPKVVYESMEKLSNEDVKKEIEKLTKYVEEKVEKVERKGDLSNFGIVYPRVNGDDLIGLGVYNGKVYEGSNKYQLVTTRFDYITKKVKEKLLKERIIVVRGPKGVGKSTLTHYVISQLLQSGEFTWAVKVGSDINPSDFNVKGDKVLFFYDFYPYEMYTPLAPAGKELDIVELKDIIENLRKLVKNSENTYVIVVIPDDILKIEYEDRRTLKKFRLEEVINSLPQVNVDLHYKEFIKGIVESFSGCKDVSDIVELIFNNYNGGYTLVAKYAGLLLRDKGCKYEDVREILEQSKGDPIGFLKIYINELFCPSNIYPNNVTECRKQYAIPLMIHVFLGEVPVRVSEKLPKWLNVHSDDYYSTKVAPWIASKKEELVEEALKEHLKDLINNTEVLKEYFSENEKLKEIIKSTDESIEDYLTELKKGGVDDSDLDIVKASISYDKGLWTQATQDFYKVLKGWVSGNDNAFNEYETTIRTILYEIVIRTILYAVIREFLRDKLLGGEQKIDKPTLELLLRLAYKSALRVSAADLFDEASDKLKEYIFAEDREAPVSIRLAVHGFPLFINGLFNEYKSDNGYINVVNSSWCEYLKLAEVSQEVKIPEVAAGAALYLLSIPEELSDDCKENIIEIIRDLQSKNPNYFINTVDNVFLYFLVKNKSLTDKSILNLSVIFGNIGVMKLSEISSKFLKVLLEVSYDFRENIKDNRLKAIYVMNIIGALLILYTYLQEQIDEPIVKEAKNLLNQNDDILLYNQIELANRLMIFYLKKEFINELRELEETLKALEKRIENTKTWNKVLGWFKSMGIDMRQNVLKEKAKYVAYSALARYYHELHEDIKRERDYIDAAYHSIINVSGGEEIAKDKYANEYFSVLLKRDVLNAVLGKNLRESIEKIFKDSEEALNYSILIGMNALELIIREYLISSAYLGRLDEASKIIGDDYILRDSLLDMYSSPLLGLYSLLSLLTREKFLDEIREYAKIVSNEILSFERLIEIDKILINIAEKPISRRAIIEVFRGLMKWPIGLNCSDISYLIYRLIDTKPGNIALLYLSTLFFNLEGSRELAECLAEYMNGKGAELLVEVSKANDEKKFKDTLVKLAIYWFL
- a CDS encoding type II toxin-antitoxin system RelE/ParE family toxin, which produces MTCKKWELKFMMRKVKNIEELADYIVDEFSNVMILRLVKEKLDLLISNPFKVAREKLGKDKYGNLMFSIEVTGDIRILYSVDPKNCIVFIWEIGSHKKVYGP